The Microcoleus sp. FACHB-831 DNA window GGGTTCCCTGGGAAGCAGTGGTGCAAAGCTGAAAGCTTTTAAGTCAATATATTAGTTAAAGCGCGGACTTGTGTGCCATCGGTGACGCTGAATGAGCTACTGCCTAAACCCAGCCTGTCCCAATCCCCAGAATCCGACGGATACCGAAATCTGTCGGGCGTGTAACTCTAAAATACTGTTGCGCGATCGCTACAAAGTTATAAGGTCGCTGGGTCAAGGGGGTTTCGGAGCCACCTTCTTGGCTCAGGATGAAGGGTTGCCCGGTGAACCCTGTTGCGTGATCAAGCAACTGCGACCATCGACAACTGCCCCCCAAGTTCTAGAAATGGCACGGGAGTTGTTTGCCCGAGAAGCCAGAACGCTCGGCAAAATTGGCAATCATCCCCAAGTACCAAGGCTCTTGGACTACTTTGAAGATAGCCAGCAATTTTATCTCGTGCAGGAATACATTAGCGGTTATACCCTACAGCAGGAGATTAAACGCGATGGCCCCATGAGCGAAGCTGGAGTCAAACAATTCTTGAGCGAAATCATCCCCGTTCTGGAATACATCCACAGCCAGCAGGTAATTCACCGGGACATCAAACCAGCAAACATGATTCGTCGCGAGCAAGACCGTAAACTGGTTTTGATTGACTTCGGAGCTGTCAAAAATCAGGTGAGTCAAGGTGGTGCCTCTAGCAATTCAGATCAGACAGCTTTGACAGCTTATGCGATTGGCACGCCAGGATTTGCGCCTCCAGAGCAGATGGCAATGCGCCCGGTATATGCCAGTGATATATATGCAGTTGGGGTTACTTGTATTTATCTATTAACGGGTAAATCACCCAAGGAATTAGAATACGATCCAAAAACGGGTGAAATGCTCTGGAAAAAGCAAGTTTATATCAGCGATCATTTTGCTGATGTGATGAAGAAAATGTTAGAGGTTTCAGTTGCTCACCGCTTTCAGTGTGCTGAGGAAGTTCTGAGAGCGCTTGATCTTGAACCCTATCTTGATAGTTTGGAGCAGGGCTTGGCGACCAAATCCAAACCCTCAATCCGCAATCCTGGCTATCGCCAATTCCACTCAGGCGATCTAGGACCGCAGACTTCCCCCAATGCAAACTCATCTGCCTCATCTAGATTGGCACAGGCAGCCGCGATACGGGCACGCCGCGCCAAGATGGAAAATACGGGAACTCCGCAGATGCATAACGGGGCTGGAAGCGGGGCTTTTATTGGTAGAAACCCAACAACTAGCACGTTGAAGAACAGCAATTCTTCAGGAAAGCCAAAAGGGCCCATAAAATTGGATGCGCCTGGTGTTATAACAGCGTATGCAAAGGGGCGCCGCGATTTTGCCCAGATGGATTTGAGCCTGCTAAACCTAGAAAAAGCAAATTTATCTGGGAGTATTTTTCACCAAACGAAGTTAGTTAAGACTAACTTACAGGCAGCAGACCTAGCTAATGCTGATTTTGGGCGCGCGAGTTTAAGTAAGGCCATTCTGCGAGATGCGAACTTGGGCAGAGCCTACTTTAATCAGGCCGATTTGGAAGGAGCCGATCTGCGAGGAGCGGATCTAAGCTATGCCTATCTCAGCAATGCCAACATTCGCGGAGCTAATCTATGTGGTGCGAATCTCAGCAATGCCAAAATTACTGAGGAACAGCTAGCAACGGCTAAAACAAATTGGGCAACAGTGTTACCCAGCGGTAAGCGTGGCTTTTGGTAAATATGAGCTAAAATTATTTTTTCGTCAAAAAAATGACAGCCATTGCGTTAGCTACAAAATTGGTTGATCTAGACGGGAAGTAAAAATTTATCTGTTTATTGTTAGAGTTATGAAATTGCAAGACATTCTGGCCAAAAGCCTGAAAGTAAGTATCGGTGCGATCGCTGCTGACAAAGAACTGTCCAAGCAGATCGAAATCCGGCTTAAAGAGTTGGGTCTTTTCGGTGCGCCCGCAGATGGAGTGTTTAACAAAATCTCTATAGCAGCATTAAAAAAGTTTCAAATACTAACGCAATCTGGAGAGTACGATCACCTTGGCTCGGTAACCGCCAAAAAATTAATTGAGACCAGGAGTTTACCCTCAACAAAAATAAAGCTGCAAAACTTCCTTGGGACAAACCTAAAATACAACTATGAGGCGATCGCTACTGACAAAGATCTTACTAAGCAAATCCAAGTTCTACTAATAGGATTAGAGCTGTTAGACGCGCCTGCTGATGGGAACTTTGGCCCTGTATCCGCAGCGGCTTTAAGGATGTTTCAAGAGCTGATGCAATGTGGCGAACCCAACTACCTCGGAGCTTCCACTGCTGAAAAACTGATTGAAGCCAAGGCAAGTGATATCCCGACGCCACCGCTGAAGTTGGGTACAGACTTGGCTAGCTGCATTGTCAAGTATATGCAGTCTCAGGGATACAAAATTTTTCAAGGCCCCAAACAGTACAATATTGTCTACCTTGAGGGGATGAATGCTGATGGCAGCCTCAACAAGGATACCCCCAACCAGTTCAACGACCGCCGCATGGTAATCCAGATCCTCAATGGCATCCCTGGTATAATCGGCAACTGGGAAGCAACAACGGAGCCTGGGGATTATTACACTTATTACCCTATGAACGACGGCGGAGCCGCCCGGGTTAAGTTCGGACAGTATAAAGCTTGGCAGGTAGGAATACACGGGAACGCCGAACCTCACGAGGCGCTGGTACAGGTTGGAAATATAACTGTTTACCGCGACTTTAATAAAGATTTCAGTCGCGCTGGCGATAATACAGACGCCGGACTTTTTGGTATAAACCAACACTGGGGTTACGATATGGCCTATAACGATGTCCATAATGCTAGTGCGGGATGCTTGGTAGGACGCAACAGAGAGGGACATCGGGAGTTTATGAGAATAGTCAAGCAGGATAAGCGTTATCAGGCGAATAATGACTATATGTTCTATACCGCCGTTATTCCTGGCGACGAAGTGGTTAAGAAGTTTCCCCCTAAGTAGAGTTAGTTTTGGCTTGCAAGTTTTTGAGTTTTGAGTTGTATTAACGCCTGCTCAAAACTCAAGGCTAAATTTTTAAAACCAGTACCTGTTCGCCAGCGGGGATAAATGTTGTGCCGACTGGCACAACGGCAAGTCCATTGGTATTAGCTAGATTAATTAAATTGCCAGAACTGTGGCTACCACCAGCTAGTTGAAATTCAAAATCACCGTCTTTTAAGTTTAGACAGCCCCACAGATAACTTTCGCGTTTGCCATCCGAACGCAAATCATGAAGCGATCGCGCTTTTACCCAAATTGGCTCCCAACCTTGAGATAAACCTGATAATTTTCTCAAAGCAGGTTGTACAAAGCGCCAAAAACTTACTAATGCTGAAACCGGATTCCCCGGTATGCCAAAATACAGCACGGGTTTGTTAATGAATAATTGGTTTTCTGCTGCGCCACTCCCCATCTTCCTGTTTTGTGGGAAGGTAGCAACAGTTAGAGGTTTGCCTGGTTTGACGGCGACAGAGCGGATGTGTATTTCAGCACCTAGTTGAGCGAGAATTTCCTCAACATAGTCGTAATCGCCAACCGAGACGCCGCCAGTGGATAAAACTATATCAGCGGTGGATATGGCGCTGGCGATCGCTTCCTTAAGTGCTTCTCTCTCATCGCGCACAATTCCCATCATCAGTGGGATTGCGCCACTTTGCGCGACTATTGCAGCTAGAGCATATTGATTTGAGTCTACAATTTTTCCCGGTTGCAGCGGTTGGTCTGGCGTCACTAACTCATCGCCAGTGGATAAAATTGCCACGCGGGGGCGTCGGTACACTGGTAGCTCAGTACACTGTGCTGCGGCTAAAACGGCGATTTCTGGAGCGTTGAGAGCTATGCCCGCAGGTAGTAGGGGCGTTCCGGCTTGGTAAAATGCGGCGCGGTGACGGACAAAGGCTTGGGGCTGGGGTGCTGTTAATATGACAACGCGATCGCCTTCTCGCTTTGTCACTTCCTGCATTACAACCGTATCCGCCCCATCTGGCATCATGCTACCCGTTAAAATGCGGGCAGCTTGTCCTGGTTGGATGGTAACTTGAGGTTCAAAGCCACAGGGAATTTCTTCGACAATTTCTAAAATGGCTGGCTGTTCGGCGCTACAGTTTTGCACATCGGCGTAACGCACGGCATAGCCATCCATCGCAGAATTATCCCAGTGGGGAAAATCTAGCTGGCTTGTCACTGGTGTCGCCAGAATGCGTCCCGCAGCGGAAGATAAGTCTACAACTTCGGCATCTTGCTGACTATCTAGAGGTTGCACCAAATTTAAAATAAGTGCCTCTGCTTCATTAACTGGCAACATACTCATCAACCTAGCCTCAAGACTCTAATGCTCAGTTTATGGCTTGTTAAGGGCGATCGCGTCGATATTTGTCGCAACTTTCATCTGGCGTCTTTAGTCACAAACAGGCAAATTTATCAACTTATAAATTTGCCCAAGGACAAAAATCTCAAAGCTGAGGGCATAACGTTAGCTGCGCTTAATATGAAAAGTAGCAAGTCCAAATTCCCCCCCTCCCATGACTATTGAACCAAGCGATCGCCACTTTCCCAAAGTGCCGATCCAGCGACGGGTTTATGCCTTTGCGATTGATTTTGTGGCAGTTTTGATATTTACGTTGCCGTTTGGTGGCGCTATTCCCGGCGTCCAGTTTTCTCAGGTGCTAGTTTTTGTCGTCGCTTGGTGGCTGTTGCGGGTTGTATTGGTAGCGAAGAATCAGGGACAAAGCTTGGGACGTTGGGCGCTGGATATGAGAGCGATCGATCCTAAGACTGGGAAGACGCCAGGGCTGTTGGAATTGTCCAAGCGGGAGGGAATTCTGGGTTTTTGCGCTCTTTTAGCTACGATCGGGCTATATATTGGTTTTGGTAACGGTGTCTCTCTTATACTGCTAACTGCTCCTTTGGCGGCAGATTGTGGCGCAGCTTTGATAGATGAAAATCAGCAAGCATTGCACGATCGCTTGGCGCGATCGCTCGTTGTCGCCTCACGT harbors:
- a CDS encoding RDD family protein, encoding MTIEPSDRHFPKVPIQRRVYAFAIDFVAVLIFTLPFGGAIPGVQFSQVLVFVVAWWLLRVVLVAKNQGQSLGRWALDMRAIDPKTGKTPGLLELSKREGILGFCALLATIGLYIGFGNGVSLILLTAPLAADCGAALIDENQQALHDRLARSLVVASRRGFSLDLRVKKLLAEVTRRVK
- the glp gene encoding gephyrin-like molybdotransferase Glp; this translates as MLPVNEAEALILNLVQPLDSQQDAEVVDLSSAAGRILATPVTSQLDFPHWDNSAMDGYAVRYADVQNCSAEQPAILEIVEEIPCGFEPQVTIQPGQAARILTGSMMPDGADTVVMQEVTKREGDRVVILTAPQPQAFVRHRAAFYQAGTPLLPAGIALNAPEIAVLAAAQCTELPVYRRPRVAILSTGDELVTPDQPLQPGKIVDSNQYALAAIVAQSGAIPLMMGIVRDEREALKEAIASAISTADIVLSTGGVSVGDYDYVEEILAQLGAEIHIRSVAVKPGKPLTVATFPQNRKMGSGAAENQLFINKPVLYFGIPGNPVSALVSFWRFVQPALRKLSGLSQGWEPIWVKARSLHDLRSDGKRESYLWGCLNLKDGDFEFQLAGGSHSSGNLINLANTNGLAVVPVGTTFIPAGEQVLVLKI
- a CDS encoding serine/threonine-protein kinase → MSYCLNPACPNPQNPTDTEICRACNSKILLRDRYKVIRSLGQGGFGATFLAQDEGLPGEPCCVIKQLRPSTTAPQVLEMARELFAREARTLGKIGNHPQVPRLLDYFEDSQQFYLVQEYISGYTLQQEIKRDGPMSEAGVKQFLSEIIPVLEYIHSQQVIHRDIKPANMIRREQDRKLVLIDFGAVKNQVSQGGASSNSDQTALTAYAIGTPGFAPPEQMAMRPVYASDIYAVGVTCIYLLTGKSPKELEYDPKTGEMLWKKQVYISDHFADVMKKMLEVSVAHRFQCAEEVLRALDLEPYLDSLEQGLATKSKPSIRNPGYRQFHSGDLGPQTSPNANSSASSRLAQAAAIRARRAKMENTGTPQMHNGAGSGAFIGRNPTTSTLKNSNSSGKPKGPIKLDAPGVITAYAKGRRDFAQMDLSLLNLEKANLSGSIFHQTKLVKTNLQAADLANADFGRASLSKAILRDANLGRAYFNQADLEGADLRGADLSYAYLSNANIRGANLCGANLSNAKITEEQLATAKTNWATVLPSGKRGFW
- a CDS encoding peptidoglycan-binding protein gives rise to the protein MKLQDILAKSLKVSIGAIAADKELSKQIEIRLKELGLFGAPADGVFNKISIAALKKFQILTQSGEYDHLGSVTAKKLIETRSLPSTKIKLQNFLGTNLKYNYEAIATDKDLTKQIQVLLIGLELLDAPADGNFGPVSAAALRMFQELMQCGEPNYLGASTAEKLIEAKASDIPTPPLKLGTDLASCIVKYMQSQGYKIFQGPKQYNIVYLEGMNADGSLNKDTPNQFNDRRMVIQILNGIPGIIGNWEATTEPGDYYTYYPMNDGGAARVKFGQYKAWQVGIHGNAEPHEALVQVGNITVYRDFNKDFSRAGDNTDAGLFGINQHWGYDMAYNDVHNASAGCLVGRNREGHREFMRIVKQDKRYQANNDYMFYTAVIPGDEVVKKFPPK